The proteins below are encoded in one region of Penicillium psychrofluorescens genome assembly, chromosome: 4:
- a CDS encoding uncharacterized protein (ID:PFLUO_006535-T1.cds;~source:funannotate) yields MNHLPSMSSLMSPPETKPLESFQSSFSPLMPRDTSLGGDVTLPPISAHRKRTQSEMDLPSPPVTPYTGNKKRGSQTAEQIERDVSSSRDPVLFPRHDSITEVATDEPLFGPIAPPAAQALVEQHINSHMARFDNKLNKPTRDEYLLALSCVPMVSTHYNRNPLAWAREERETLERQLVLMNRYRPDVEAKLKKIAPAPSKRMGLTQPRVQRTPRAKRTPKSTPNQQTLDHFDSPGSAAKPSRTLGTARDDIDFHSLQDYSPSVETLGGNAKALKADWKGQMLDLSNDPDRHLLSPAELNLASTLRLSCATYLCSKRRIFEARVRALGVGKEFRKTDAQQACKIDVNKASKLWTAYERVGWFKPEFFTRFLR; encoded by the coding sequence ATGAATCACCTCCCCTCGATGTCCAGCCTCATGTCGCCTCCTGAGACGAAGCCGCTCGAGAGTTTTCAGTCCTCCTTCTCGCCGCTGATGCCTCGGGACACTTCGCTCGGTGGCGATGTCACGCTCCCGCCCATCTCAGCGCATCGGAAGCGCACCCAGTCCGAGATGGACCTGCCTTCCCCACCAGTGACCCCGTACACCGGGAACAAGAAGAGGGGATCTCAAACTGCAGAGCAGATCGAGCGAGATGTCAGCTCGTCGCGGGATCCTGTCCTCTTCCCGCGCCACGATTCCATCACCGAGGTTGCCACTGATGAGCCGCTCTTCGGCCCCATCGCCCCGCCAGCCGCTCAGGCCCTTGTGGAGCAGCACATCAATTCCCACATGGCGAGATTTGACAACAAACTGAACAAACCTACCCGGGATGAATATCTCCTGGCGCTTTCTTGTGTGCCGATGGTGTCGACCCACTACAACCGCAACCCGCTGGCCTGGGCCAGGGAGGAACGCGAGACCCTAGAGCGCCAGCTGGTCTTGATGAACCGTTATCGTCCGGACGTGGAGgcgaagctgaagaagatcgccCCGGCCCCGTCCAAGAGGATGGGGCTCACCCAACCACGGGTGCAGCGCACACCTCGCGCCAAGCGAACCCCCAAATCTACCCCAAACCAACAGACCCTGGATCACTTTGATTCACCCGGGTCGGCCGCGAAACCCTCTCGCACCCTGGGAACCGCCCGGGATGACATAGACTTTCACTCTCTCCAGGACTACTCACCCTCGGTGGAAACGCTCGGTGGCAATGCGAAAGCCCTGAAAGCGGACTGGAAAGGCCAGATGTTAGACTTGAGCAATGACCCGGACCGACATCTGCTCAGCCCGGCCGAGCTCAACCTCGCCTCCACGTTGCGCCTGTCGTGCGCGACGTATCTCTGCAGCAAGCGCCGTATTTTTGAAGCCCGCGTCAGGGCTTTGGGAGTCGGCAAGGAGTTCCGCAAGACGGACGCTCAGCAAGCCTGCAAGATTGATGTCAATAAAGCAAGCAAGCTTTGGACGGCCTATGAGCGTGTTGGCTGGTTCAAACCTGAGTTTTTCACCCGGTTTCTGCGGTGA
- a CDS encoding uncharacterized protein (ID:PFLUO_006534-T1.cds;~source:funannotate), with protein MDPHDWPFVASDRVYDLDDQGCVHGPVGGHDRQSSSDQLENDPQRQFTVEAIPT; from the coding sequence ATGGACCCGCACGACTGGCCGTTTGTGGCCTCGGATAGGGTCTACGATCTTGATGACCAGGGTTGCGTTCACGGTCCTGTGGGCGGCCACGATCGACAATCCAGCTCTGACCAACTTGAGAATGATCCTCAACGTCAGTTCACGGTCGAGGCCATCCCGACAG